A region from the Aeromicrobium choanae genome encodes:
- a CDS encoding MSCRAMM family protein, whose protein sequence is MRRIIGWSAVAALVVALVPAPASAVTDRWASWGPIEGASTNYTTVMDQQAPGFPRAQVATDSRATVQVASGSSVFLGASTPPGAKYGSSRNQPYLVLRPKADAPTAPSTTVYSFERPTPDTGWAFVLGDIDADQVRVAATDAQGRPVPAARVDSWFAGTFNHAGAPDLPTWDPTTSTLLGSADARDTDGASGWFEPDLRLSSLSLTFTRRAGFPVYQTWFVSRARPIGGAITDTSVDDRCPVEDSVLSLVSPAGDVLATTRADSGGAYSFGEYATQAGYTVRVTAPPTCSVVGPSERAVSNRGNDNDEASRANFSMRLIVPQPISGRVTDGDGAPVPGVEVTVTRPDGSTESRTTDQAGAYLFDENPIGDGYEVSVRPPAGYVAGPAGTVRDGIDVDDDPITDQDFVVLSLPGVSGSVTAGGEALAGVLVNLTSSDGAVSLSTSTRPDGTYDFPRTPPGAYTVTIQPPPGYVGTTTRELTVTDDDVTGQDFALGRLGSISGRVTRTDGSPAADVEIRVDGPGGTSSTRTDSEGRYFVDDLPPGTYRLTVQPGAGASPVGPGTLDAVITEDGEALEDQDFVLGTATAPTPEPELTEETPGPPADDTAADDDSAGSVPVSDGVLPDSGGPPILWGLLGLVAVIGGGAVVLRSRGR, encoded by the coding sequence ATGAGACGCATCATCGGATGGAGCGCCGTGGCGGCTTTGGTGGTCGCGCTCGTGCCTGCGCCCGCCTCGGCCGTGACGGATCGATGGGCGTCCTGGGGTCCGATCGAAGGCGCCTCGACCAACTACACGACCGTGATGGACCAGCAGGCTCCCGGATTCCCACGCGCGCAGGTCGCGACGGACTCGCGGGCCACGGTCCAGGTGGCGTCGGGGAGCTCGGTGTTCCTCGGAGCCTCCACGCCGCCCGGCGCGAAGTACGGCAGCAGCCGGAACCAGCCGTACCTGGTGCTGCGACCGAAGGCCGACGCACCGACCGCCCCGTCCACCACCGTCTACAGCTTCGAGCGCCCGACCCCGGACACGGGCTGGGCGTTCGTGCTGGGCGACATCGACGCCGACCAGGTCCGGGTTGCCGCGACGGACGCGCAAGGGCGCCCCGTCCCGGCCGCTCGCGTCGACTCCTGGTTCGCCGGCACCTTCAACCATGCGGGCGCTCCCGACCTCCCCACCTGGGATCCGACCACCTCGACGCTGCTCGGCAGCGCCGACGCCCGGGACACCGATGGCGCGAGTGGGTGGTTCGAGCCCGACCTGCGGCTGAGCAGCCTGAGCCTGACGTTCACCCGGCGCGCGGGGTTCCCCGTCTATCAGACCTGGTTCGTCAGCCGGGCGCGACCGATCGGCGGAGCGATCACCGACACGTCCGTCGACGACCGGTGCCCGGTCGAGGACTCCGTCCTGTCGCTGGTGTCCCCCGCCGGCGACGTGCTCGCCACGACACGCGCCGACTCCGGCGGCGCCTACTCCTTCGGCGAGTACGCGACGCAGGCCGGTTACACCGTCCGTGTCACGGCTCCCCCGACCTGCTCCGTCGTGGGACCGTCCGAGCGAGCCGTCTCCAACCGGGGCAACGACAACGACGAGGCGTCACGGGCGAACTTCTCGATGCGCCTCATCGTCCCGCAGCCCATCAGTGGACGCGTGACGGACGGGGACGGAGCACCGGTGCCCGGAGTCGAGGTCACCGTGACCCGCCCGGACGGGTCGACGGAGAGCAGGACCACCGACCAGGCCGGGGCCTACCTCTTCGACGAGAACCCGATCGGAGACGGGTACGAGGTCTCGGTGAGGCCACCGGCGGGCTACGTGGCAGGACCCGCGGGGACCGTTCGCGACGGGATCGACGTCGATGACGACCCGATCACCGACCAGGACTTCGTCGTCCTCTCGCTGCCCGGCGTCTCCGGCTCCGTGACGGCCGGGGGCGAAGCCCTGGCGGGCGTACTCGTGAACCTCACCTCGAGCGACGGAGCAGTCTCCCTGAGCACGTCCACCCGTCCGGACGGCACCTACGACTTCCCGAGGACTCCCCCGGGCGCCTACACGGTGACGATCCAGCCTCCCCCGGGGTACGTGGGGACGACGACGCGCGAGCTCACCGTGACGGACGACGACGTCACGGGACAGGACTTCGCGCTCGGGCGACTGGGGAGCATCTCCGGTCGGGTGACCCGCACGGACGGCTCGCCGGCGGCTGATGTCGAGATCCGTGTGGACGGCCCCGGCGGTACCTCCAGCACGCGGACCGACAGCGAGGGCCGCTACTTCGTCGACGACCTGCCCCCGGGCACCTACCGCCTGACCGTCCAGCCCGGTGCAGGTGCGTCCCCCGTCGGACCGGGGACACTCGATGCCGTCATCACCGAGGACGGCGAGGCACTGGAGGACCAGGACTTCGTCCTCGGAACGGCCACGGCTCCGACACCGGAGCCCGAACTGACCGAGGAGACACCCGGTCCGCCGGCCGATGACACCGCCGCCGACGACGACTCGGCCGGGTCTGTTCCGGTGAGCGACGGTGTCCTGCCGGACTCGGGTGGCCCCCCGATCCTCTGGGGTCTGCTGGGCCTCGTCGCCGTGATCGGCGGAGGCGCGGTCGTGCTGCGCTCACGTGGCCGGTGA
- a CDS encoding ABC transporter permease subunit: MNGPRVRALVTKDWIELRRNRQTLLPIVMLPIVFALVLPATLIAATSRPEALARLDFLTSYLDGLPPDVAADPTRAVVEYFMAPIFLMIPVVIATVLATAAFVGEKERDTLEGLLFTPLTDRELVIGKILVSWVPAVLVTWLSTALFALVVTALARPWNDGWSFPNGTWLVLVGVIAPLVSFFAIGCIVLISHRASTLQGAQAVAGLLVLPVIILIMSQAAGALAFDGRVVVVVGLLAVVGDLVVFHLAVRRFDRDRVVTRL, translated from the coding sequence GTGAACGGCCCGCGCGTCCGTGCGCTCGTGACGAAGGACTGGATCGAGCTGCGCCGCAACCGCCAGACCCTCCTGCCGATCGTGATGCTGCCGATCGTCTTCGCGCTGGTGCTGCCCGCCACGCTCATCGCCGCCACCAGCCGTCCGGAGGCGCTGGCCCGGCTCGACTTCCTCACCTCCTACCTCGACGGCCTGCCGCCGGACGTCGCCGCCGACCCGACCCGTGCGGTCGTCGAGTACTTCATGGCGCCGATCTTCCTGATGATCCCCGTGGTCATCGCGACGGTGCTGGCCACCGCGGCGTTCGTGGGGGAGAAGGAGCGCGACACGCTCGAGGGCCTGCTGTTCACGCCGCTCACCGACCGTGAGCTCGTGATCGGCAAGATCCTCGTCTCGTGGGTGCCCGCGGTGCTGGTGACCTGGCTCTCCACCGCCCTGTTCGCCCTGGTGGTCACCGCGCTGGCCCGTCCGTGGAACGACGGCTGGTCCTTCCCGAACGGCACGTGGCTCGTGCTCGTCGGCGTGATCGCGCCTCTGGTGTCGTTCTTCGCCATCGGCTGCATCGTCCTGATCTCGCACCGGGCCTCCACGCTGCAGGGCGCCCAGGCCGTCGCAGGACTGCTGGTGCTGCCCGTCATCATCCTGATCATGTCGCAGGCGGCGGGGGCCCTGGCCTTCGACGGAAGGGTCGTCGTGGTGGTCGGTCTGCTCGCCGTCGTGGGCGATCTCGTGGTCTTCCACCTGGCCGTCCGGCGCTTCGACCGGGACCGTGTGGTCACGCGCCTGTGA
- a CDS encoding EamA family transporter, with protein sequence MTAQPATSQRTGASTGALWCALVLVYVAWGSTYLGIRVVVEDMPPLISAGARFLTAAVLMGTFLAVRSGPRVLQVRPRELRGSAIVGILLLAGGNGGVVLGERTVPSGMAALLVAMVPLWLILLRFASGARPRLLTWAGVLVGFVGLAVLVLPGGGSGGTTAGILIIVGASLSWSVGSFMSQRMPMPANPFVATVWEMLAAAITLLVIGTVSGERLSDFGHASTSSWIALGYLVVFGSIVAYSAYVWLLQNAPLSLVSTYAYVNPVVAVLLGALILAEPLTGAIVAGGAIVVVGVALVVRAERPRPA encoded by the coding sequence ATGACAGCACAGCCAGCCACCAGCCAGCGAACGGGCGCCTCCACCGGCGCTCTGTGGTGTGCGCTCGTGCTGGTCTACGTCGCGTGGGGATCGACCTACCTGGGGATCCGAGTCGTCGTCGAGGACATGCCGCCGCTGATCTCGGCCGGCGCCCGCTTCCTGACCGCCGCCGTCCTGATGGGGACGTTCCTGGCGGTGCGGTCGGGGCCGCGGGTGCTGCAGGTCCGACCCCGCGAGCTGCGAGGATCGGCGATCGTGGGCATCCTCCTGCTCGCCGGCGGCAACGGCGGCGTGGTGCTCGGCGAGCGCACGGTGCCGTCGGGCATGGCGGCGCTGCTCGTCGCGATGGTTCCCCTCTGGCTGATCCTGCTCCGCTTCGCCAGTGGTGCCCGCCCGCGGCTGCTCACCTGGGCCGGGGTCCTGGTCGGCTTCGTCGGTCTCGCCGTGCTCGTGCTGCCCGGTGGCGGCTCCGGCGGGACGACCGCCGGCATCCTGATCATCGTCGGCGCATCCCTGTCCTGGTCGGTCGGCTCCTTCATGTCCCAGCGGATGCCGATGCCGGCGAACCCGTTCGTCGCCACGGTCTGGGAGATGCTGGCCGCTGCGATCACCCTCCTGGTGATCGGCACGGTGAGCGGGGAGCGCCTGAGCGACTTCGGCCACGCCTCCACGTCCTCGTGGATCGCGCTGGGGTACCTCGTGGTGTTCGGGTCGATCGTGGCCTATTCGGCGTACGTGTGGCTGCTGCAGAACGCGCCGCTCTCGCTCGTGTCGACCTACGCCTACGTGAACCCCGTGGTCGCCGTGCTCCTCGGCGCCCTCATCCTGGCCGAGCCGCTCACCGGCGCGATCGTCGCCGGTGGCGCGATCGTCGTCGTGGGGGTCGCCCTGGTGGTGCGGGCCGAGCGGCCCCGGCCGGCATGA
- a CDS encoding Pr6Pr family membrane protein has translation MRASDRPLDGGRSVALPRAWHGLTAATALVALLLQLVLVFSGASVLVETERPDLPVRLARFAAYFTIQSNLLVLVSVLALVRDPWADGRWWRALRLAGVMGIAVTGLVHFFLLRPLLELDGASLVADRLLHLGVPVLAVVGWVVFGPRGRIDRRATLVAFGWPVVWLAVTLAVGWATGWYPYPFLDPATSGRIDVAVACVGIAVLVLACLTGLTWLDRRLASRDEAEVERGRPHR, from the coding sequence GTGAGAGCGAGCGACCGACCGCTGGACGGAGGGCGATCCGTCGCGCTACCGCGCGCCTGGCACGGCCTGACCGCCGCGACCGCGCTCGTGGCACTGCTCCTCCAGCTGGTGCTGGTCTTCAGCGGAGCCTCCGTCCTGGTCGAGACCGAGCGCCCCGACCTGCCTGTCCGGCTCGCGCGCTTCGCCGCGTACTTCACGATCCAGAGCAACCTGCTGGTCCTCGTGTCGGTGCTCGCCCTGGTGCGCGACCCGTGGGCCGACGGTCGCTGGTGGCGAGCACTGCGGCTCGCCGGCGTCATGGGCATCGCGGTCACGGGACTCGTGCACTTCTTCCTGCTGCGTCCGCTGCTGGAGCTCGACGGTGCGAGCCTCGTGGCCGATCGCCTGCTGCACCTGGGGGTGCCGGTCCTGGCGGTCGTCGGCTGGGTCGTGTTCGGCCCCCGCGGCCGCATCGATCGTCGGGCGACGCTCGTGGCCTTCGGGTGGCCCGTCGTATGGCTCGCGGTGACGCTGGCGGTCGGGTGGGCGACCGGCTGGTACCCCTACCCATTCCTGGACCCCGCGACGTCAGGACGGATCGACGTGGCGGTCGCGTGCGTGGGCATCGCCGTGCTGGTCCTGGCCTGTCTCACCGGACTGACGTGGCTGGACCGACGGCTCGCCTCCCGTGACGAGGCGGAGGTCGAGCGAGGCCGCCCCCACCGCTGA
- a CDS encoding copper resistance CopC family protein gives MPAQAHTSLISSDPTEGARLESVPERVVLTFTENLREPSEAGVIVDGKAIDSKVQVDGPRVVVTPSADAPDGAYEVNYRVVSADGHPITGTIAFTVTNPDAVANEAPADEGTPTTVPSEQISADPADPTETAADAKDDSVWSSPLVLGALVVVVVLAIGGATVLRRRSTSPDDDRS, from the coding sequence ATGCCTGCCCAAGCGCACACCTCCCTGATCTCCTCGGACCCCACGGAAGGGGCTCGACTGGAGTCGGTTCCCGAGCGGGTCGTGCTGACCTTCACCGAGAACCTGCGCGAGCCGTCGGAGGCCGGCGTGATCGTCGACGGGAAGGCCATCGACTCCAAGGTGCAGGTCGACGGTCCGCGTGTCGTCGTCACGCCGTCGGCCGATGCACCCGATGGCGCGTACGAGGTCAATTATCGCGTCGTCTCGGCCGATGGCCACCCCATCACCGGAACCATCGCCTTCACGGTGACCAATCCCGACGCGGTCGCCAACGAGGCGCCGGCCGACGAGGGGACCCCCACGACCGTTCCCTCCGAGCAGATCTCGGCCGATCCGGCCGATCCCACCGAGACCGCGGCCGACGCGAAGGACGACTCCGTCTGGTCCTCGCCCCTCGTGCTCGGCGCGCTCGTGGTCGTCGTGGTGCTCGCCATCGGCGGCGCCACCGTGCTCCGCCGCCGCTCGACGTCGCCGGACGATGACCGCTCCTGA
- a CDS encoding phosphoenolpyruvate carboxykinase (GTP), with translation MVDVDKVLDEAGLKNPHVHEFVKHWAGVTQPDRIEVVSASDDARLLQEALEAGELEPAGEGLYYSQSYHKDTARSEERTIVATSDPADKGVYNNWRHADEIKPVVIGNMTGASQGKTMYVIPYLMAAPGSPLEAYAAGIELTDNRNVVLQMIRMARVGVDLFENLKDPESFVRAVHVTGDLENLGQGTPDDKRYFVTVADERTILHFGSSYGGNALLGKIAHGLRQANWDGWASRKFLAEQYMLIAIQDKETGKKYHIAGGFPSASGKTNLAMMVAPGVLGDRYYVEFFGDDIAWLWVGDDGKLYGMNPEFGVFGVAIDTNAITNPNALAAVREGTGAIFTNTAYNVNTHETWWEGKSPDYPEDVEGWRDWKGHLISERPADEQRSKAHVWAHPNCRFTSTMTNVPNESPDYNDPAGVPIDGIIYGGRTRDREPLIRAIEDPAEGVYDGLTLGAEATAAAEGVAGQLRYDPMSMRPFLALPEGRYAQHWLDILDQVTDKPLFAHVNWFQRDADGGYLWPGYSENLRALLWMMDFREGRVTGTKTPVGIVPTKDELNLEGLEIDDAILDQLLAIDVDRWKQEIGLREEHLKQFGGLPERIWEAHRRVAQDLDEA, from the coding sequence ATGGTCGACGTGGACAAGGTCCTGGACGAGGCGGGGTTGAAGAACCCCCACGTCCATGAGTTCGTGAAGCACTGGGCGGGGGTCACCCAGCCCGATCGCATCGAGGTCGTCAGCGCCAGCGATGACGCGCGGCTCCTGCAGGAGGCACTCGAGGCGGGCGAGCTCGAGCCGGCCGGTGAGGGTCTCTACTACTCGCAGAGCTATCACAAGGACACGGCGCGCTCGGAGGAGCGGACGATCGTCGCCACCAGCGACCCCGCCGACAAGGGCGTCTACAACAACTGGCGTCACGCCGACGAGATCAAGCCCGTCGTCATCGGCAACATGACGGGTGCCTCGCAGGGCAAGACGATGTACGTCATCCCCTACCTGATGGCCGCGCCCGGCTCGCCGCTGGAGGCCTACGCCGCCGGCATCGAGCTGACCGACAACCGCAACGTCGTGCTGCAGATGATCCGCATGGCTCGCGTGGGCGTCGACCTCTTCGAGAACCTGAAGGACCCCGAGAGCTTCGTGCGCGCCGTGCACGTCACGGGCGACCTCGAGAACCTCGGTCAGGGCACCCCCGACGACAAGCGCTACTTCGTGACGGTCGCCGACGAGCGCACGATCCTGCACTTCGGCTCGTCCTACGGCGGAAACGCGCTGCTGGGCAAGATCGCCCACGGCCTGCGCCAGGCGAACTGGGACGGCTGGGCGTCGCGCAAGTTCCTCGCCGAGCAGTACATGCTCATCGCGATCCAGGACAAGGAGACCGGCAAGAAGTACCACATCGCCGGTGGCTTCCCGAGCGCCTCGGGCAAGACGAACCTCGCCATGATGGTGGCCCCGGGCGTGCTCGGCGACCGCTACTACGTCGAGTTCTTCGGCGACGACATCGCGTGGCTGTGGGTCGGCGACGACGGCAAGCTCTACGGCATGAACCCCGAGTTCGGTGTGTTCGGCGTGGCGATCGACACGAACGCGATCACCAACCCGAACGCGCTCGCCGCGGTCCGCGAGGGCACCGGCGCCATCTTCACGAACACGGCGTACAACGTGAACACCCACGAGACGTGGTGGGAGGGCAAGTCGCCCGACTACCCCGAGGACGTCGAGGGCTGGCGCGACTGGAAGGGCCACCTCATCTCCGAGCGTCCGGCCGACGAGCAGCGCTCGAAGGCCCACGTGTGGGCCCACCCGAACTGCCGCTTCACGTCGACGATGACGAACGTCCCGAACGAGTCGCCCGACTACAACGACCCGGCTGGCGTGCCGATCGACGGCATCATCTACGGCGGCCGCACGCGTGACCGCGAGCCGCTGATCCGCGCGATCGAGGACCCGGCCGAGGGCGTCTACGACGGCCTCACCCTGGGCGCCGAGGCCACGGCCGCGGCCGAGGGCGTGGCCGGCCAGCTGCGCTACGACCCGATGTCGATGCGTCCGTTCCTGGCGCTGCCCGAGGGTCGCTACGCCCAGCACTGGCTCGACATCCTCGACCAGGTCACCGACAAGCCGCTGTTCGCCCACGTGAACTGGTTCCAGCGTGACGCCGACGGCGGCTACCTGTGGCCCGGCTACAGCGAGAACCTGCGCGCCCTGCTGTGGATGATGGACTTCCGCGAGGGTCGTGTCACCGGCACGAAGACCCCCGTCGGCATCGTCCCCACCAAGGACGAGCTGAACCTCGAGGGCCTGGAGATCGACGACGCCATCCTCGACCAGCTGCTGGCGATCGACGTCGACCGCTGGAAGCAGGAGATCGGCCTGCGCGAGGAGCACCTCAAGCAGTTCGGCGGACTGCCCGAGCGCATCTGGGAGGCGCACCGCCGCGTCGCCCAGGACCTCGACGAGGCCTGA
- a CDS encoding ABC transporter ATP-binding protein, protein MTSESVVRATGLTKVFDDRVAVADLDLVVGKGRVLGVLGPNGSGKSTTVRMLTGLLRPTSGSVELFGEPVTPESAPRLRARIGVQTEANLYHRLTVAENLRTWGALHGLSRSATERRVSEVLEVVGLSDRRDSPVGALSKGLRQKAKIARALLSDPELIFLDEPTAGLDPEAALDVLGHLAKLRADGDTTIVLCTHQLHGLEDLCDDVVMLDRGRVVAAGEVTELVAAHWPDREYVIRVSEREVAEQVVAGLRAAGVTVPDAESTAPSLHDLYFALLSGEES, encoded by the coding sequence GTGACGTCGGAATCCGTGGTGCGCGCGACTGGGCTGACGAAGGTCTTCGACGACCGCGTGGCCGTCGCGGATCTCGACCTCGTCGTGGGGAAGGGCCGGGTGCTCGGCGTTCTCGGGCCGAACGGCTCGGGCAAGTCGACCACCGTGCGGATGCTGACCGGGCTGCTGCGGCCGACCTCGGGCTCCGTGGAGCTCTTCGGCGAGCCCGTGACTCCCGAGTCGGCGCCGCGGCTGCGGGCGCGCATCGGCGTCCAGACCGAGGCCAACCTCTACCACCGGCTCACGGTCGCGGAGAACCTGCGCACGTGGGGCGCGCTGCACGGACTCAGCCGGAGCGCCACCGAGCGGCGTGTGTCCGAGGTGCTCGAGGTCGTCGGCCTCTCCGACCGCCGCGACAGCCCCGTCGGCGCGCTGAGCAAGGGACTGCGCCAGAAGGCCAAGATCGCCCGCGCCCTGCTGTCCGATCCCGAGCTGATCTTCCTCGACGAGCCGACCGCCGGCCTCGACCCCGAGGCGGCGCTCGACGTCCTCGGTCACCTCGCGAAGCTCCGCGCCGACGGGGACACGACGATCGTGCTGTGCACCCACCAGCTGCACGGACTCGAGGACCTGTGCGACGACGTCGTGATGCTCGACCGAGGCCGGGTCGTCGCGGCGGGCGAGGTCACCGAGCTCGTGGCCGCGCACTGGCCGGACCGCGAGTACGTCATCCGCGTCTCCGAGCGCGAGGTCGCCGAGCAGGTCGTCGCCGGGCTCAGGGCCGCGGGCGTCACCGTGCCCGATGCCGAGAGCACCGCGCCCTCGTTGCACGACCTCTACTTCGCCCTGCTGTCGGGGGAGGAGTCGTGA
- a CDS encoding peptidoglycan DD-metalloendopeptidase family protein has protein sequence MRLTRVFAAVTVTIAALAVPTAAHAVDPTTPPTTGASSSTPSMDVPDPLAIAPSAVTELTTLALRYEANLSVAEDRRKEAVERQRDADRQRTIARAYVAQVVEYAMSPNGDPFAQKLTALAAAENPEDLITGIFSTEQVTEAQEGHLGDAKRAFDAAQVLQARADRATKIAEKAEASAARQLKQVGQIAKQLGLGASSTPEGLPPTRVEQESWNSSVTTSWKRYTKRLARLGVKAPPAARLKARRGVGRATVGSTTVQVLPAQTIRMIDALVGRIGDDYAARNASGAWSCGGLLRVKGGYDLTGTPAQLYARTVKVPKEQLLRGDLVFSATKASGVHHVGVYIGDGRMIDAPATRAQVGVSLVPAKPFAVTRPSLGTGRNTPPKGTASSPTTVCNATKATAATRQGWTFPLKQGTYSISAGFGMGGSMWQSTHTGQDLAAPAGTPIYASRGGVVSLQEVGWAGTLVTVSHPDGTAERYAHSSKVLVQDGQTVNAGDEIALVGSRGNSTGPHLHFEIQVDGKFIDPMPVLVQYLTNSGAGKGWGGYSNGQVPRGVLCATGDAMLRCDVAKRAKRLAADFRGRFGERLEFRAGYRDIVGQIQRGPEGTLVDIPGTSPFGWGTRFELGSLKKAEQAWVAKRARALGLKAEGGNAWSLPTA, from the coding sequence GTGCGTCTGACTCGGGTCTTCGCGGCAGTGACGGTCACGATCGCCGCGTTGGCGGTTCCGACCGCCGCTCACGCCGTGGACCCCACGACTCCCCCGACCACCGGGGCGAGCTCCTCCACGCCGTCCATGGACGTCCCCGATCCGCTCGCGATCGCCCCCAGCGCCGTCACCGAGCTGACCACGCTCGCCCTGCGCTACGAGGCCAATCTCAGCGTGGCCGAGGACCGCCGCAAGGAGGCCGTCGAGCGCCAGCGCGACGCCGACCGGCAGCGCACCATCGCCCGGGCGTACGTGGCCCAGGTGGTCGAGTACGCGATGTCCCCGAACGGCGACCCCTTCGCCCAGAAGCTCACGGCGCTCGCCGCGGCGGAGAACCCCGAGGACCTCATCACCGGGATCTTCAGCACCGAGCAGGTCACCGAGGCCCAGGAGGGACACCTCGGCGACGCCAAGCGGGCGTTCGACGCGGCGCAGGTGCTCCAGGCCCGCGCCGACCGCGCCACCAAGATCGCGGAGAAGGCCGAGGCCAGCGCGGCCCGTCAGCTCAAGCAGGTCGGCCAGATCGCGAAGCAGCTCGGCCTCGGCGCCTCGTCCACGCCCGAGGGCCTGCCCCCGACCCGGGTCGAGCAGGAGTCGTGGAACTCCTCGGTGACCACGTCGTGGAAGCGCTACACCAAGCGACTGGCCCGGCTCGGCGTCAAGGCCCCGCCGGCCGCACGTCTCAAGGCCCGGCGCGGCGTCGGCAGGGCCACGGTCGGCTCCACCACCGTCCAGGTGCTGCCCGCGCAGACCATCCGCATGATCGACGCGCTGGTCGGCCGGATCGGCGACGACTACGCCGCCAGGAACGCCTCCGGCGCCTGGAGCTGTGGCGGCCTCCTGCGGGTCAAGGGCGGCTACGACCTGACCGGCACCCCCGCCCAGCTGTACGCCCGCACGGTGAAGGTCCCGAAGGAGCAGCTGCTCCGGGGTGACCTCGTCTTCTCGGCGACCAAGGCCTCCGGCGTCCACCACGTCGGCGTCTACATCGGCGACGGCCGGATGATCGACGCTCCGGCCACGCGGGCCCAGGTGGGCGTCTCGCTCGTGCCGGCCAAGCCCTTCGCCGTCACCCGCCCCTCGCTCGGCACGGGCCGCAACACCCCGCCGAAGGGCACCGCCTCCTCCCCCACCACCGTCTGCAACGCCACCAAGGCGACCGCGGCGACGCGCCAGGGCTGGACCTTCCCCCTCAAGCAGGGCACGTACTCGATCTCGGCGGGCTTCGGCATGGGCGGCAGCATGTGGCAGTCCACCCACACCGGCCAGGACCTCGCCGCACCCGCCGGCACCCCGATCTACGCCTCGCGCGGTGGCGTCGTGAGCCTGCAGGAGGTCGGCTGGGCCGGCACCCTCGTCACGGTGTCGCACCCCGACGGCACGGCCGAGCGCTACGCGCACTCCTCCAAGGTGCTCGTGCAGGACGGTCAGACCGTCAACGCCGGTGACGAGATCGCGCTGGTCGGCTCACGCGGCAACTCCACGGGGCCGCACCTGCACTTCGAGATCCAGGTCGACGGCAAGTTCATCGACCCGATGCCGGTGCTCGTGCAGTACCTGACCAACAGCGGCGCCGGCAAGGGCTGGGGCGGCTACAGCAACGGCCAGGTCCCCCGCGGCGTCCTGTGCGCCACCGGCGACGCGATGCTGCGCTGCGACGTGGCCAAGCGCGCCAAGCGGCTCGCGGCCGACTTCCGCGGCAGGTTCGGCGAGCGGCTGGAGTTCCGCGCCGGGTACCGCGACATCGTCGGCCAGATCCAGCGCGGCCCTGAGGGCACGCTCGTCGACATCCCGGGCACGTCCCCCTTCGGCTGGGGCACGCGCTTCGAGCTCGGCTCGCTGAAGAAGGCCGAGCAGGCCTGGGTCGCCAAGCGCGCCCGCGCCCTGGGGCTCAAGGCCGAGGGCGGCAACGCCTGGTCCCTGCCCACCGCCTGA